The sequence AGATCAGGAAGGGGTAGGAGCGGTCCGCGGCGATGTCCTCGGAATAGCGGCGCAGGCGGCGGCGAAAGCCGGAGCGGGTCAGATCGTCCGACGGCCAGATCGGCTCCCAGGGCGTGAGATAGTCGCGGCTGGTCTCGCGCAGGTGAGCCCATTGCAGGAAATCCGACATCTGCGGCGCGCGCAGCAACAGACCGTTGCCGCGCGGAGCGAGGGCGGCGGGTCCACTGGATGGCAGGCGAAAGAGGGCCATGGTGATGCTTCCCGGGGCGGGTGCTCCCTCGCGCGGCTCCTAGTGCAGCCGCGCCTTGGCACGTGCCCGGGTCAATCCTTCCGCAAAAGACACCGCCGTGTCCAGACCCCTGCCGCTGCCCAATGCGACAACTGCAGGGCGGCTGCGCGAAAGCAGCGCACGCGCCGCGTCCCGGGTCGATTCGACGCTGACGGCGTCGATCCGGGCCACCAGTTCCTCCACCGTCTGCGGCCGCCCATAAGCGAGCACGTGGCGGGCGAGCTGCTCGGCGCGGGACGAGCAGCTCTCCAGCGCCATCAGCAGCCCTGCCTTCATCTGCGCCTTGGCGCGCGCGATCTCGGCCTCGGTCAGCGTCTCCACGGACTCGTTCATGATGTCGACCACGACCTCCATCATCTCCGGTGCGTCGGCCGGATCGGTACCCGTGTAGAGGCCGAAGAAGCCAGTGTCGGTATAGGGCGCGTGGAACGAGTAGATCGAGTAGCAGAGGCCACGCTTCTCGCGCACCTCCTGGAACAGCCGCGACGACATCCCGCCGCCGAGGACGTTGGTGAAAACTTGAAGCGAAAATAGCGACAGGTCGTTCTGCGGCACGCCTTCCAGCGCCAGCGTCAGATGCGCCTGCTCGAGCTCGCGATGCACCACCTTGGCGCCGCCCTTGCCGAACTGGGCGGGTTGCGGCTTCGGGCCCGGCGTCCCCTCGAAGCTCGCAAAACGCTGCTCGACCTCCGCGACCACCTGGGCGTGATCGACCGCGCCGGCGGCCGCCACCACCATGTCGGGGCCGCGATAATGCGTCGAGAGATAGCCGCGCAGCATGTCGCGGTTGAAGCTGCGCAACGTCTTGGCGGTGCCGAGCAGCGAACGGCCCATCGGCTGGTCGGGATAGCAGAGCTCGTTGAGATGCTCGAACACGACGTCGTCGGGCGTGTCCTGCGCGGCGCCGATCTCCTGCACGATGACGTTCTTCTCGCGCTCCAGCTCGTCCGGCTCGAAGGCGGGATTGGCCAGGATGTCGGCGAGCACGTCGAGCGCGAGCGGCACGTCGGCCTTCAGCACCCGCGCATAATAGGACGTGGTCTCGGTCGAGGTGCCGGCATTGAGGTCGCCGCCGACCGCCTCGATCTCCTCGACGATCTCGCGCGAGGAGCGCTTCGTCGTGCCCTTGAACGCCATGTGCTCCAAGAGATGCGAGATGCCGTGCTCGTTCGGCTTCTCGTCGCGTCCGCCGACGCCGGCCCAGACGCCGAGCGCGGCGGTCTCGAGATGAGGCATCTTGTCGGTGACGACAGTGAGGCCGGACGCAAGCTTGGAAATCTCGACGCTCATCCGGCAACTCCCTGCTTTGCGGCGCGGCTGACCGACAGCACGAACCGCTCAACCTCGGACTGATCGTTCTTCATCACCTTCATGTGTTCGGATTTGGTCATGAGACCGTCGAGCCAGGCCGGCAGTTGCGGCCGCTGGCCGCAGGCCGCTTCGACCGCATCGGGGAATTTGGCCGGATGGGCGGTGGAGAGCACGATGCTCGGCACCGTGGTGTCGGTGGTGTCGCGGTCGGCGACGGCGAGCGCCACCGCGGTATGGGGGTCGACCAATTCGCCCGCCTCGCGCCAGGCGGCGCGGATCGCAGCCGCGGTCTCTGTCTCGTCGGCGCGTCCGGCGTCGAACTCCTCGCGGATCGCGGCCAGCGTTGCGTCAGGCAGCACGAAGCGCCCGGACTGCTTCAGCGAATCCATCAGACGGCGCACGCCGGCGGCATCGCGCCGGCCGGCCTCGAACAGCAGCCGCTCGAAATTCGAGGAGATCTGGATGTCCATCGACGGCGACGCCGTAGCGTGCACCTCGCGCACCTCGTAGATGCCGGTCTTCAGCGTGCGCGCCAGGATGTCGTTGACGTTGGCGGCGATGCGCAGGGTGCGCACCGGCAGGCCCATGCGCTTGGCGACGTAGCCGGCGAAGATGTCGCCGAAATTGCCGGTCGGCACCACGAAATCCACCGCGCGCGCCGGCGCACCGACGGCGACGGCCGAGGTGAAGTAGTAGACCACCTGGGCGACGATGCGGGCCCAGTTGATGGAGTTGACGCCGGAGAGCGAGGTCGCATCGCGGAAGCGATGGTTGTTGAACATGCCCTTCACGAGCGCCTGGCAATCGTCGAAGGTGCCTTCGATGGCGAGCGCATGGACGTTGGCCGCGCCCGTCGTCGTCATCATCCGCTGCTGCACCTCGGAGATGCGCTTGTGCGGGAACAGCACGATGAGGTCGACGTTCTCGAGCCCTGCGAAGGCTTCGACCGCGGCGCCGCCGGTGTCGCCGGAGGTGGCGACCACGATGGTGGTGCGCTGGCCGCGCTTTTCGAGCACATGGTCCATCAGCCGCGAGATCAGCTGCATCGCCACGTCCTTGAAGGCCAGCGTCGGGCCGTGGAACAGCTCCAGCACGAACTGGTGCGGCGACATCTGGCGCAGCGGCACCACGGCGGGATGGCGGAAGGTGGCATAGGCCTCGTTCGCCATGCGGCCGAGCTCGGCATCGGAGATCTCGCCGCCGGCGAAGGGACGGATCACGTCGACCGCGACCTCCCAATAGGGGCGGCCGAAGAAGCCGGCGATGGTCTCGGCCGGGAGCTGGGGCCACGTTGCCGGTACATACAGGCCGCCATCACGGGCAAGCCCGGTCAGCATCACGTCGCAGAAGCCGAGTTCAGGGGCCTCGCCCCGGGTCGAGATATAACGAGTCAAACTGCCCTCCAAAGGCCGGCCGAGCCTGAGCCAGATCCGTAAGCCTTTGATTTTACGAAAATACTTGTCAACAGCCAGAGGCTTCGGGCCACCATAAAGTGTTTTGCGGCATCGGGAAACCGCTTCCCGCCCGGGCCATTCAAACGAAAAGGGCTGCGGCGATGCCGCAGCCCTCTCTTGGAAGGTCTGTCGTTGATATGTGCAGACCGGTTTGGCTCGTCCGGGGCGCCTGCCCGCTAAAACTGTTGGCGCAAGCTTTCGTCGCCTGTCACGAAATCGTCAAGGGCAAAACCGCGCATGTCGG is a genomic window of Bradyrhizobium sp. CB1717 containing:
- the thrC gene encoding threonine synthase, which produces MTRYISTRGEAPELGFCDVMLTGLARDGGLYVPATWPQLPAETIAGFFGRPYWEVAVDVIRPFAGGEISDAELGRMANEAYATFRHPAVVPLRQMSPHQFVLELFHGPTLAFKDVAMQLISRLMDHVLEKRGQRTTIVVATSGDTGGAAVEAFAGLENVDLIVLFPHKRISEVQQRMMTTTGAANVHALAIEGTFDDCQALVKGMFNNHRFRDATSLSGVNSINWARIVAQVVYYFTSAVAVGAPARAVDFVVPTGNFGDIFAGYVAKRMGLPVRTLRIAANVNDILARTLKTGIYEVREVHATASPSMDIQISSNFERLLFEAGRRDAAGVRRLMDSLKQSGRFVLPDATLAAIREEFDAGRADETETAAAIRAAWREAGELVDPHTAVALAVADRDTTDTTVPSIVLSTAHPAKFPDAVEAACGQRPQLPAWLDGLMTKSEHMKVMKNDQSEVERFVLSVSRAAKQGVAG
- a CDS encoding pitrilysin family protein; amino-acid sequence: MSVEISKLASGLTVVTDKMPHLETAALGVWAGVGGRDEKPNEHGISHLLEHMAFKGTTKRSSREIVEEIEAVGGDLNAGTSTETTSYYARVLKADVPLALDVLADILANPAFEPDELEREKNVIVQEIGAAQDTPDDVVFEHLNELCYPDQPMGRSLLGTAKTLRSFNRDMLRGYLSTHYRGPDMVVAAAGAVDHAQVVAEVEQRFASFEGTPGPKPQPAQFGKGGAKVVHRELEQAHLTLALEGVPQNDLSLFSLQVFTNVLGGGMSSRLFQEVREKRGLCYSIYSFHAPYTDTGFFGLYTGTDPADAPEMMEVVVDIMNESVETLTEAEIARAKAQMKAGLLMALESCSSRAEQLARHVLAYGRPQTVEELVARIDAVSVESTRDAARALLSRSRPAVVALGSGRGLDTAVSFAEGLTRARAKARLH